The Mytilus galloprovincialis chromosome 2, xbMytGall1.hap1.1, whole genome shotgun sequence genome has a window encoding:
- the LOC143063351 gene encoding thiamine biosynthesis multifunctional protein ThiED-like isoform X1, protein MFHILIFFITLSGVCSTVPSDFVNPWYLSLDEDDKSGTAEMQDSFNNGSSWNIGGNITVYFTENKFSEWLWHETRKSRMESLNSSFVQGIKDGTLHPTYFGRYLIQDAVFCLDFSKALEKAATKSDGRLKFFLENEVKVYKSFGEGILNDLYVQNASSVKVGPECQGFIDHLLNVSLNEEPIYMIVASIPCERLWPWLGLVLNKNAHQFGPYKDWVMTYFSPAYDGYHKFEAIANAAYGQGNITKDKALQIYTKSMDGEAAFFNSLPVKEVN, encoded by the exons ATGTTCCATATTTTAATCTTCTTTATTACTTTATCCGGAGTTTGTAGTACAG TTCCTAGTGATTTTGTAAACCCATGGTATCTCTCATTAGATGAAGATGACAAGTCTGGCACTGCAGAAATGCAAGATTCTTTTAATAATGGTTCAAGTTGGAATATCGGAGGCAATATTACTG TatatttcacagaaaataaatttagtGAATGGTTATGGCATGAAACCAGAAAATCGAGGATGGAATCATTGAATTCTTCGTTTGTGCAAGGAATTAAAGATGGTACTTTGCATCCAACATATTTCG GAAGATACTTGATTCAAGATGCAGTTTTCTGCTTAGACTTTTCCAAAGCGTTAGAGAAGGCTGCAACTAAGAGTGATGGCCGTCTTaaattttttcttgaaaacgaagttaaagtttacaaaag TTTTGGAGAGGGAATCCTAAACGATTTGTATGTTCAAAATGCCTCATCTGTTAAAGTAGGACCAGAATGTCAAGGATTCATTGATCATCTTTTAAATGTTTCGCTGAATGAGGAACCAATTTATATGATTGTAGCATCTATCCCATGTGAACGCTTATGGCCGTGGTTGGGACTGGTATTAAACAAAAACGCA CATCAGTTTGGGCCATATAAAGATTGGGTAATGACATACTTTAGTCCAGCTTATGATGGTTATCATAAATTTGAAGCCATTGCCAATGCTGCTTACGGACAAGGCAACATAACCAAGGATAAAGCACTGCAgatttacactaaatcaatggaTGGAGAGGCTGCTTTTTTCAATTCTTTACCAGTTAAAGAGGTCAACTAA
- the LOC143063351 gene encoding thiamine biosynthesis multifunctional protein ThiED-like isoform X2: protein MFHILIFFITLSGVCSTVPSDFVNPWYLSLDEDDKSGTAEMQDSFNNGSSWNIGGNITENKFSEWLWHETRKSRMESLNSSFVQGIKDGTLHPTYFGRYLIQDAVFCLDFSKALEKAATKSDGRLKFFLENEVKVYKSFGEGILNDLYVQNASSVKVGPECQGFIDHLLNVSLNEEPIYMIVASIPCERLWPWLGLVLNKNAHQFGPYKDWVMTYFSPAYDGYHKFEAIANAAYGQGNITKDKALQIYTKSMDGEAAFFNSLPVKEVN, encoded by the exons ATGTTCCATATTTTAATCTTCTTTATTACTTTATCCGGAGTTTGTAGTACAG TTCCTAGTGATTTTGTAAACCCATGGTATCTCTCATTAGATGAAGATGACAAGTCTGGCACTGCAGAAATGCAAGATTCTTTTAATAATGGTTCAAGTTGGAATATCGGAGGCAATATTACTG aaaataaatttagtGAATGGTTATGGCATGAAACCAGAAAATCGAGGATGGAATCATTGAATTCTTCGTTTGTGCAAGGAATTAAAGATGGTACTTTGCATCCAACATATTTCG GAAGATACTTGATTCAAGATGCAGTTTTCTGCTTAGACTTTTCCAAAGCGTTAGAGAAGGCTGCAACTAAGAGTGATGGCCGTCTTaaattttttcttgaaaacgaagttaaagtttacaaaag TTTTGGAGAGGGAATCCTAAACGATTTGTATGTTCAAAATGCCTCATCTGTTAAAGTAGGACCAGAATGTCAAGGATTCATTGATCATCTTTTAAATGTTTCGCTGAATGAGGAACCAATTTATATGATTGTAGCATCTATCCCATGTGAACGCTTATGGCCGTGGTTGGGACTGGTATTAAACAAAAACGCA CATCAGTTTGGGCCATATAAAGATTGGGTAATGACATACTTTAGTCCAGCTTATGATGGTTATCATAAATTTGAAGCCATTGCCAATGCTGCTTACGGACAAGGCAACATAACCAAGGATAAAGCACTGCAgatttacactaaatcaatggaTGGAGAGGCTGCTTTTTTCAATTCTTTACCAGTTAAAGAGGTCAACTAA